The Schizosaccharomyces pombe strain 972h- genome assembly, chromosome: I genome contains a region encoding:
- the mug35 gene encoding protein mug35, whose product MTNERHDELACLGIFPLKNPKQLDGVVTPILQLRVKFLAPTDRWWEGLVINKDLSKEESEELWKFLQSFDPRSAKFVGRGTPEDHVISYLFEAGKYEFEVFFYQKDHSLKLMGLYDKTQKQLLRRDSSGDLTSTDKERDVSPVSHSEKPYWDRYDLDQPSNQDVEESRNLVQEPKHRSKKYDRLGLDELVMEQTASLWKICSRNGMSVDEFLRFIRMGLESNFQHSNQVIPTHF is encoded by the coding sequence ATGACTAACGAAAGACATGATGAATTAGCATGCTTAGGCATATTCCCTTTGAAAAATCCCAAACAACTAGATGGTGTTGTTACCCCTATCTTGCAGTTGAGAGTCAAGTTTTTAGCACCCACGGATCGATGGTGGGAAGGATTAGTTATAAATAAGGACCTCAGCAAAGAGGAGTCAGAAGAGTTAtggaaatttttgcaaagcTTTGACCCTCGTTCTGCCAAGTTTGTTGGTCGCGGGACACCTGAAGACCATGTGATATCGTATTTATTTGAAGCAGGGAAGTATGAATTTGaggtatttttttaccaaaagGATCATTCTCTGAAACTTATGGGCCTCTATGATAAAACCCAAAAACAATTGTTGAGACGCGATTCTAGTGGTGACTTAACATCCACTGACAAGGAGCGGGATGTTTCTCCTGTTTCACACAGCGAAAAGCCTTACTGGGATCGTTATGATCTTGACCAACCTTCCAATCAAGATGTAGAAGAATCTAGAAACCTTGTCCAAGAACCTAAGCATCGATCGAAGAAATATGATCGTCTTGGTTTGGATGAGCTAGTAATGGAACAAACTGCTAGTCTTTGGAAAATCTGCTCCAGAAATGGCATGAGTGTCGATGAATTTCTACGCTTCATTCGCATGGGTTTGGAATCTAATTTCCAACATTCAAACCAAGTGATTCCAACGCATTTTTAA
- the tfg3 gene encoding TFIID, TFIIF, Ino80, SWI/SNF, and NuA4 complex YEATS family subunit Tfg3 yields the protein MTTVKRTVRLITDQNVLPGGEAAVLNDQSFPVREWSIKLVCLNPQGEETDASFVDRVTYKLHPTFQNPTRTIRKPPFQIKEQGWGEFEMEIIIYYADKGGEHRFLHYLHFQQEHYHEDIELNINATRPGLLKALTATGEVPGYSDEGEEARKDKRKNESEVGAGKKKAKAKPVDMDKLAEGLQKLQEDDLLQVVQMVNENKTPDMYVRNDIEGGEFHIDLYTLPDNLLLLLYSFCAKRVTM from the exons ATGACAACTGTGAAAAGAACTGTGAGATTAATTACTGATCAG AATGTGTTGCCGGGAGGTGAAGCAGCTGTGTTGAACGATCAAAGCTTCCCTGTGAGGGAATGGTCTATAAAATTGGTCTGCTTAAATCCTCAGGGAGAAGAAACTGACGCTTCCTTTGTTGATCGTGTCACCTATAAGCTACATCcaacatttcaaaatcctACACGCA ctaTCAGAAAACCTCCTTTCCAAATAAAAGAGCAAGGATGGGGTGAGTTTGAAATGGAGATCATAATATACTATGCGGACAAAGGTGGTGAACATCGGTTCCTTCactatttacattttcagCAGGAGCATTATCATGAGGATATCGAATTG AATATCAATGCTACTAGGCCAGGTTTATTAAAGGCACTGACAGCCACTGGAGAAGTACCTGGCTACAGTGATGAAGGTGAAGAAGCTCGTAAggataaaagaaaaaacgaATCAGAAGTTGGTGCTGGGAAGAAAAAGGCGAAAGCTAAACCTGTTGACATGGATAAACTTGCAGAGGGTTTGCAAAAACTTCAGGAGGATGACTTGTTACAAGTTGTGCAGATGGTGAATGAGAACAAAACACCAGACATGTATGTCCGAAACGACATTGAAGGGGGTGAATTCCATATTGACTTATATACTCTGCCGGACAATCTTCTGCTCTTATTATACAGTTTCTGTGCTAAACGCGTCACTATGTAA